A genomic window from Prunus persica cultivar Lovell chromosome G2, Prunus_persica_NCBIv2, whole genome shotgun sequence includes:
- the LOC18787734 gene encoding protein FAR1-RELATED SEQUENCE 5 isoform X1, which translates to MEREDDDFGSLHEDSMDVGLQATNRLDLNVEQDSRSPKVVYVNGTQSNPPSIGADSKDSVLEVGTEFESDEHAYKSYNKYARLVGFNVRKDWVNRSKVHGQVVSRKFTCSKEGYRRKDKRDVNVKKHRKETRTGCLAHMIITRQPDGKYRVTQFEEQHNHGNVNSSIAQALPEQHNHDNVNLSIAQALPEQRECTVPEAADADSVKELGSLSKSALDSMNRGFRVRESVDSFALDFENYLQSERTRDMKEGEVGRLLHYFQRQHFENPSFFYAIQVDTDDKVSNILWADDNMVSDYDHFGDVVCLDTVCRADKNCLPFVQFVGVNNHKQVVIFSAALLYDDTVQSYKWLFQTFVESMSGKKPKAILTDQDAAIVEAINSVLPETDHRICTWQMCQNALKHLNHIVKDTESFANDFKSCIYDEKDEDGFVYAWGNMLDNYGLQQNDWLKWMFREREKWAVVYGRNTFFVDRKGSHLVESLFHDLRNYLYSDLDVLDFVKYFERLVDEQRYKEIEANDEMNRCMPRLMGNVILLKHASDVYTPRAFEVFQRGYEKCLNIVVNQCSENGPLFEYKTNIFGKSREHTVTFNSSDDAVICSCKKFDSVGFLCSHALKVLDHMNIKVVPSKYILKRWTKNARLGSARENDVSSIRDNPKLVVASRYKNMCGRIIMLSAKASASEEAFQFAVGQLDEVMEGVEKILTLKPQDAQAFTSSSTANASDSERAVVFPDGNAIEDQDDSVVKGAKEKETAVFDKGQLTNVNGEFSSTKRIQNVDTSLQNTDSCISSPSLYVSPEGTTANPIMQGLYNFEANQVVQCMYQQDNLVLEEHSNPNMYQPLNFFSNQHDSPGHSQLLQEPLINGTYQEPVSSTPELRQWISMSNIHIHLHSCFWIVDRGLLTVHFLCSSKGERPLKVSLSLSLSLSLSLSLKECMLNVYCTVPKACCFFI; encoded by the exons ATGGAAAGGGAGGATGATGATTTTGGTAGTCTTCATGAGGATAGCATGGATGTCGGACTTCAAGCAACAAATAGGTTGGACTTGAATGTAGAGCAGGACTCCCGCAGCCCAAAAGTTGTCTATGTCAACGGCACTCAGTCTAATCCTCCCTCCATAGGTGCAGACAGTAAAGATTCAGTCTTAGAAGTTGGTACAGAGTTTGAGTCTGATGAACATGCCTACAAATCTTACAATAAATATGCCAGGTTGGTGGGTTTTAATGTTAGGAAAGACTGGGTAAATAGGAGTAAGGTACATGGTCAGGTGGTATCTAGGAAGTTCACTTGTTCTAAAGAGGGGTATCGGCGGAAGGACAAAAGAGATGTTAATGTAAAGAAACATCGAAAGGAAACAAGAACTGGTTGCTTGGCTCATATGATCATCACCCGTCAACCTGATGGTAAATATCGGGTTACACAATTTGAAGAACAACACAATCATGGCAATGTAAATTCAAGTATTGCTCAAGCATTGCCAGAACAACACAATCATGACAATGTAAATCTAAGTATTGCTCAAGCATTGCCAGAACAAAGAGAATGCACTGTTCCTGAAGCTGCTGATGCTGACTCGGTAAAAGAGTTAGGATCATTGTCAAAATCGGCACTAGACTCGATGAATAGAGGGTTTAGGGTAAGGGAATCTGTTGATAGTTTTgccttagattttgaaaattatctTCAATCTGAAAGGACTCGAGATATGAAGGAAGGAGAGGTGGGACGTTTGCTGCATTACTTTCAAAGGCAGCACTTTGAAAACCCATCGTTCTTTTACGCAATACAGGTTGATACTGATGATAAAGTGAGTAACATACTTTGGGCTGATGATAATATGGTATCAGATTATGACCATTTTGGGGATGTGGTTTGTCTAGACACGGTTTGCAGAGCAGACAAGAATTGCCTGCCATTTGTACAGTTTGTAGGAGTAAATAATCATAAACAGGTAGTTATCTTTTCTGCTGCACTGTTGTATGATGACACTGTTCAATCTTATAAGTGGCTATTTCAAACTTTTGTGGAGTCGATGTCCGGGAAGAAACCAAAGGCCATTCTTACCGATCAAGATGCAGCAATTGTTGAGGCAATCAATTCAGTTTTACCTGAAACAGACCATCGGATATGCACATGGCAAATGTGCCAGAATGCTCTCAAGCACCTTAACCACATAGTAAAAGATACCGAATCTTTTGCCAATGATTTCAAGAGCTGTATATATGACgaaaaagatgaagatggGTTTGTGTATGCTTGGGGGAATATGCTGGATAATTATGGTCTTCAGCAGAATGACTGGTTAAAATGGATGTTTAGGGAACGAGAGAAATGGGCTGTGGTATATGGCAGGAatactttttttgttgacaGAAAAGGCTCACATCTGGTTGAAAGTTTGTTTCATGATTTGAGAAATTACCTATACTCTGAcctagatgtgcttgattttgTTAAGTATTTCGAAAGGTTGGTAGATGAGCAACGTTACAAAGAAATAGAAGCCAATGATGAAATGAACCGCTGCATGCCAAGACTAATGGGGAATGTGATTTTACTAAAGCATGCAAGTGATGTTTACACTCCAAGGGCATTTGAAGTGTTCCAGCGAGGATATGAGAAGTGTTTGAATATTGTTGTTAACCAATGCAGTGAGAATGGGCCATTGTTCGAGTACAAAACCAACATATTTGGTAAAAGTAGAGAACACACCGTTACATTCAACTCTTCTGATGACGCAGTTATTTGCAGCTGCAAGAAATTTGACTCTGTTGGGTTTCTATGTAGCCATGCTCTTAAAGTACTTGATCACATGAATATAAAGGTTGTCCCCTCCAAATATATCTTGAAGAGATGGACAAAAAATGCAAGGTTAGGGAGTGCAAGAGAGAATGATGTGTCCTCCATCAGGGATAACCCAAAGCTTGTTGTGGCAAGCCGTTACAAAAATATGTGCGGCCGAATTATTATGTTATCAGCCAAGGCTTCTGCATCTGAGGAAGCATTTCAATTTGCTGTTGGACAACTTGATGAAGTGATGGAAGGTGTGGAGAAAATCTTGACATTAAAACCTCAGGATGCTCAAGCTTTCACCTCAAGTAGCACCGCAAATGCTTCTGATAGTGAACGTGCAGTGGTTTTTCCAGATGGAAATGCAATTGAAGATCAGGATGACAGTGTAGTAAAAGgagcaaaggaaaaagagacgGCTGTTTTTGACAAAGGTCAATTAACAAATGTGAATGGTGAATTCTCTAGTACAAAAAGAATTCAGAATGTAGATACATCCCTACAAAACACTGATTCCTGCATTTCGAGTCCGTCTTTGTATGTTTCACCTGAAGGGACAACAGCAAATCCCATTATGCAG GGTTTATACAATTTTGAAGCGAATCAGGTGGTCCAGTGTATGTACCAACAAGATAATCTGGTGCTGGAAGAGCATTCCAATCCTAACATGTATCAACCACTCAACTTCTTTTCTAACCAACACGATTCACCTGGCCATTCTCAACTACTACAG GAACCTCTGATCAATGGCACATACCAAGAGCCCGTATCAAGCACCCCTGAATTGAG GCAATGGATCTCGATGTCCAACATCCACATTCATCTTCATTCTTGCTTTTGGATCGTGGATAGAGGGCTTCTGACAGTCCATTTCTTGTGCTCAAGTAAAGGTGAACGACCATTgaaagtctctctctctctctctctctctctctctctctctctctctcttaaagaATGTATGTTAAATGTATACTGTACAGTCCCAAAAGCCTgttgttttttcatttga
- the LOC18787734 gene encoding protein FAR1-RELATED SEQUENCE 5 isoform X2: MEREDDDFGSLHEDSMDVGLQATNRLDLNVEQDSRSPKVVYVNGTQSNPPSIGADSKDSVLEVGTEFESDEHAYKSYNKYARLVGFNVRKDWVNRSKVHGQVVSRKFTCSKEGYRRKDKRDVNVKKHRKETRTGCLAHMIITRQPDGKYRVTQFEEQHNHGNVNSSIAQALPEQHNHDNVNLSIAQALPEQRECTVPEAADADSVKELGSLSKSALDSMNRGFRVRESVDSFALDFENYLQSERTRDMKEGEVGRLLHYFQRQHFENPSFFYAIQVDTDDKVSNILWADDNMVSDYDHFGDVVCLDTVCRADKNCLPFVQFVGVNNHKQVVIFSAALLYDDTVQSYKWLFQTFVESMSGKKPKAILTDQDAAIVEAINSVLPETDHRICTWQMCQNALKHLNHIVKDTESFANDFKSCIYDEKDEDGFVYAWGNMLDNYGLQQNDWLKWMFREREKWAVVYGRNTFFVDRKGSHLVESLFHDLRNYLYSDLDVLDFVKYFERLVDEQRYKEIEANDEMNRCMPRLMGNVILLKHASDVYTPRAFEVFQRGYEKCLNIVVNQCSENGPLFEYKTNIFGKSREHTVTFNSSDDAVICSCKKFDSVGFLCSHALKVLDHMNIKVVPSKYILKRWTKNARLGSARENDVSSIRDNPKLVVASRYKNMCGRIIMLSAKASASEEAFQFAVGQLDEVMEGVEKILTLKPQDAQAFTSSSTANASDSERAVVFPDGNAIEDQDDSVVKGAKEKETAVFDKGQLTNVNGEFSSTKRIQNVDTSLQNTDSCISSPSLYVSPEGTTANPIMQGLYNFEANQVVQCMYQQDNLVLEEHSNPNMYQPLNFFSNQHDSPGHSQLLQEPLINGTYQEPVSSTPELRQAMDLDVQHPHSSSFLLLDRG; this comes from the exons ATGGAAAGGGAGGATGATGATTTTGGTAGTCTTCATGAGGATAGCATGGATGTCGGACTTCAAGCAACAAATAGGTTGGACTTGAATGTAGAGCAGGACTCCCGCAGCCCAAAAGTTGTCTATGTCAACGGCACTCAGTCTAATCCTCCCTCCATAGGTGCAGACAGTAAAGATTCAGTCTTAGAAGTTGGTACAGAGTTTGAGTCTGATGAACATGCCTACAAATCTTACAATAAATATGCCAGGTTGGTGGGTTTTAATGTTAGGAAAGACTGGGTAAATAGGAGTAAGGTACATGGTCAGGTGGTATCTAGGAAGTTCACTTGTTCTAAAGAGGGGTATCGGCGGAAGGACAAAAGAGATGTTAATGTAAAGAAACATCGAAAGGAAACAAGAACTGGTTGCTTGGCTCATATGATCATCACCCGTCAACCTGATGGTAAATATCGGGTTACACAATTTGAAGAACAACACAATCATGGCAATGTAAATTCAAGTATTGCTCAAGCATTGCCAGAACAACACAATCATGACAATGTAAATCTAAGTATTGCTCAAGCATTGCCAGAACAAAGAGAATGCACTGTTCCTGAAGCTGCTGATGCTGACTCGGTAAAAGAGTTAGGATCATTGTCAAAATCGGCACTAGACTCGATGAATAGAGGGTTTAGGGTAAGGGAATCTGTTGATAGTTTTgccttagattttgaaaattatctTCAATCTGAAAGGACTCGAGATATGAAGGAAGGAGAGGTGGGACGTTTGCTGCATTACTTTCAAAGGCAGCACTTTGAAAACCCATCGTTCTTTTACGCAATACAGGTTGATACTGATGATAAAGTGAGTAACATACTTTGGGCTGATGATAATATGGTATCAGATTATGACCATTTTGGGGATGTGGTTTGTCTAGACACGGTTTGCAGAGCAGACAAGAATTGCCTGCCATTTGTACAGTTTGTAGGAGTAAATAATCATAAACAGGTAGTTATCTTTTCTGCTGCACTGTTGTATGATGACACTGTTCAATCTTATAAGTGGCTATTTCAAACTTTTGTGGAGTCGATGTCCGGGAAGAAACCAAAGGCCATTCTTACCGATCAAGATGCAGCAATTGTTGAGGCAATCAATTCAGTTTTACCTGAAACAGACCATCGGATATGCACATGGCAAATGTGCCAGAATGCTCTCAAGCACCTTAACCACATAGTAAAAGATACCGAATCTTTTGCCAATGATTTCAAGAGCTGTATATATGACgaaaaagatgaagatggGTTTGTGTATGCTTGGGGGAATATGCTGGATAATTATGGTCTTCAGCAGAATGACTGGTTAAAATGGATGTTTAGGGAACGAGAGAAATGGGCTGTGGTATATGGCAGGAatactttttttgttgacaGAAAAGGCTCACATCTGGTTGAAAGTTTGTTTCATGATTTGAGAAATTACCTATACTCTGAcctagatgtgcttgattttgTTAAGTATTTCGAAAGGTTGGTAGATGAGCAACGTTACAAAGAAATAGAAGCCAATGATGAAATGAACCGCTGCATGCCAAGACTAATGGGGAATGTGATTTTACTAAAGCATGCAAGTGATGTTTACACTCCAAGGGCATTTGAAGTGTTCCAGCGAGGATATGAGAAGTGTTTGAATATTGTTGTTAACCAATGCAGTGAGAATGGGCCATTGTTCGAGTACAAAACCAACATATTTGGTAAAAGTAGAGAACACACCGTTACATTCAACTCTTCTGATGACGCAGTTATTTGCAGCTGCAAGAAATTTGACTCTGTTGGGTTTCTATGTAGCCATGCTCTTAAAGTACTTGATCACATGAATATAAAGGTTGTCCCCTCCAAATATATCTTGAAGAGATGGACAAAAAATGCAAGGTTAGGGAGTGCAAGAGAGAATGATGTGTCCTCCATCAGGGATAACCCAAAGCTTGTTGTGGCAAGCCGTTACAAAAATATGTGCGGCCGAATTATTATGTTATCAGCCAAGGCTTCTGCATCTGAGGAAGCATTTCAATTTGCTGTTGGACAACTTGATGAAGTGATGGAAGGTGTGGAGAAAATCTTGACATTAAAACCTCAGGATGCTCAAGCTTTCACCTCAAGTAGCACCGCAAATGCTTCTGATAGTGAACGTGCAGTGGTTTTTCCAGATGGAAATGCAATTGAAGATCAGGATGACAGTGTAGTAAAAGgagcaaaggaaaaagagacgGCTGTTTTTGACAAAGGTCAATTAACAAATGTGAATGGTGAATTCTCTAGTACAAAAAGAATTCAGAATGTAGATACATCCCTACAAAACACTGATTCCTGCATTTCGAGTCCGTCTTTGTATGTTTCACCTGAAGGGACAACAGCAAATCCCATTATGCAG GGTTTATACAATTTTGAAGCGAATCAGGTGGTCCAGTGTATGTACCAACAAGATAATCTGGTGCTGGAAGAGCATTCCAATCCTAACATGTATCAACCACTCAACTTCTTTTCTAACCAACACGATTCACCTGGCCATTCTCAACTACTACAG GAACCTCTGATCAATGGCACATACCAAGAGCCCGTATCAAGCACCCCTGAATTGAGGCAG GCAATGGATCTCGATGTCCAACATCCACATTCATCTTCATTCTTGCTTTTGGATCGTGGATAG
- the LOC18787390 gene encoding putative F-box protein At5g55150, whose protein sequence is MVNNEGTIAEFVIKATISADPILDANNCVVVVIYEGSCKLAFIRLNKDTTWTYVDPRLEYIGQSLDMIEDVVHVKEKFYAVKVGGQLFSFDIITQSKQLVAEGMRHDLEKVYLVVLNDKELWMVRRFLAFGDEDRVTKKVRIYELDFDKHEWVEKETLGDVALFLGDNFSISVLALNFLGYRLNCIYFNHDHDRYYGYFIGCLHHDFSVYDVKSQRFSQP, encoded by the coding sequence ATGGTTAATAATGAAGGAACAATTGCCGAATTTGTCATCAAGGCTACAATATCAGCCGATCCAATATTGGATGCCAACAACTGTGTTGTTGTTGTCATTTATGAGGGATCATGTAAATTAGCTTTCATTAGACTCAATAAAGACACAACATGGACTTACGTTGATCCAAGGTTGGAATACATTGGTCAAAGCTTGGATATGATTGAAGATGTTGTTCATGTTAAAGAGAAGTTTTATGCTGTTAAAGTAGGGGgtcaacttttttcttttgatattaTTACTCAATCCAAGCAACTGGTTGCAGAGGGCATGCGACATGATTTGGAGAAGGTATATCTTGTGGTTTTAAATGATAAAGAATTATGGATGGTTCGAAGGTTTCTTGCTTTTGGAGATGAGGATCGTGTGACGAAAAAAGTTAGAATATACGAATTGGATTTTGATAAGCATGAGTGGGTTGAGAAAGAAACCTTGGGTGATGTCgctctttttttgggtgataACTTTTCAATATCTGTCTtggctttaaattttttaggaTATCGGCTGAATTGCATTTACTTCAACCATGATCATGATCGTTATTATGGTTATTTCATAGGCTGTTTGCATCATGATTTTAGTGTGTATGATGTTAAAAGTCAGCGCTTTTCACAGCCTTAA
- the LOC18786756 gene encoding protein 108, whose protein sequence is MGAFKSAINSLSCFQAALVLVLLIATAETQMAEAQSSSSCSTELSSLNVCAPFVVPGSTNTNPSSDCCGALQAVHPDCLCNTLRVAARLPTQCNLSPITCG, encoded by the coding sequence ATGGGAGCCTTCAAGTCTGCTATCAACTCTTTGAGCTGCTTCCAAGCTGCACTTGTGCTTGTGCTGTTGATTGCCACAGCAGAGACCCAGATGGCTGAGGCacagagcagcagcagctgctCAACTGAGCTCAGCAGCCTCAATGTTTGTGCACCATTTGTGGTGCCTGGCTCAACCAACACCAACCCAAGCTCTGACTGCTGTGGTGCTCTCCAAGCCGTCCATCCTGACTGCCTCTGCAACACTCTCAGGGTGGCCGCTCGCCTTCCCACTCAGTGCAACCTCTCCCCCATCACTTGTGGTTAG